DNA sequence from the Coffea arabica cultivar ET-39 chromosome 11c, Coffea Arabica ET-39 HiFi, whole genome shotgun sequence genome:
GCAGCATCATATTGGTTGCCAGCCTCTCCACCACTCTGGAAACCAGGTATGGTCCATTGTGTCCCCATCTGTTTCCATCAAATGTCAATTGGAATTCCTCCATGAACTCGTACAGAAGTGGATGATTTTTGTCAAAAACCAGCACTGCATTGTTAAGTCTTGTCCAATTTCCATTCAAATCCGCGCTTTGAGCTCCAATTGCATTCCTTAACCTTGAAAAATCTCTCAAAACTATAAAATCTGTATCCAGATAAACACCTCCGTACTTGTAGAGGACTACTAGCCTGATCAAATTAGATAGATTTTGGGCCAATGGAACTTCACCAGGATTCCTGTTTCCACTCAGAATATCGTTGAACCAGGCTTCTGCAGATGTGTTCTTGAATAGATACAACAGGTCAGGTGTCACAGGAGCAACTCTATAGCCACGATCCAGCAAAGGCTTTAAGAGCATAAACCCTTGGATCGAATCCAGAGTTTCTGATAAGATGATCAAGCAAGCTTTTGGATGTGCTTTGAAGATACTCTCTAATGCAGAAAACTCCCGCCTACCAAATAATGATGCTGGGAATATCCAAATCATGAAGAACTGAACTTGACACTGCTGGTGATCATCATATAGGACTTCTCTAACTCTTTCATCGAACTTCTGTGTAATTCTGCTCGCCTTCAACATGTCAAGATCAGGCAACTTGTTCTTGAGCCAAGTAAGATTGAAGGGGGGCATAGAACTTCCATTGTTTGCACCATCTACTCTTTGCTTGGCTTCCAGTATTTGCAACCCTAGACGATCGCCTTTAGTTTCACAGGCAACCGAATTGAACAAAAGATCACAGGCAAGACTATCAGCTAAGACAATCACAAAGACCAGCACTGCAAACAATACAATTGCGAGGATATGCAGTTCTAGGCGGCTTAATTTGCAGTAATCCGACATTTTTCTGGAAACATTTGTCATTGTTCACTCGCTAATCTGATAGGATACTGAACATAGCTAGGAAGATGAGCCAAGTTTTCTTGACAGCAGGGAAAGAAACAAGTAGCTACAGGCAATGAAGCCTTCAACGTCAACAACTTCTATCTGTACTTCTCATTGGTAGTTTATCACAAAGCATTACATTATTGTCAATGTAAATCCACAATGGCACTTGATCACAAGCTTTGAGATACTGAATCTCCGTCACAGGAAGAATAATATGAGTTGTTGAAGTTTGATTTCTGGACGGAGAAATTGACTGAGCCAGAAAAACGTGTATGAATTGTTTACGTTCTCACGGTTCCACTAGGAAATAGTACTATATCCCGTTGAATTATGTTGCGTTGAATTGTATATATGAATTGCTTATCTGATAAGTATAGATTAGATGTGGTAGGTTCAAATCCTCATCCTTCACCTGATAGGGGGGAAAAAAGTCTATAGCAGGACTCCTAAATGGAAAGTTAGCTATATGttaattatttttaagaaaCAGTAATGTTTTGTGACTCCTATATAGGAAAGTTAACTACATATTTACTTCTTTTTCAAGATATATGTTTTCAGGCAGATGTGGtaacattttttaaaacttttcatATACTCTATCATGcatatcttcttctttttcaagaGATATGTTTTAGGCTGAAGTGGTAATATTTTTAAACTCCTCACATGTACATCTTCTTTCCTGAGATCTGGTCTTGATGCCATTTATCAAAAAGCAACATCCACATAAACGCAACTGCAGGGAATGTTGTTAAATAATAAAGGGATaacttcagaaacctcccttgaggtttttaacaatttcatttagcttccttgaggttttaaaaattttacatACCTCCCTCatcatttaaaatgataatactacccttttaatgaaatttccttgtttggtatgcttatatttagaatgacttttaaaattattttttcattttgttccttcttattcatttttttaaaattttttgccaataaaactgTAGAATTACCACTATTACCTCTAGCTTCTATTATAACCAAATGTCGAACAAGTGATTTTTTTAATCAGTTAACTTTATATGCAATCCAATGTTTTTGCTGATcttcattttctattttttggtattaaaattaacaataaataaaaaagaaatggcccaaaatcacgactaaattatgataatcccactactcaaaaattcataaactcaaaatgaattatttcaacattttttttttatcttataaatcgaaattcataataaaataccatcaaaagCATCATATCATAGTGATAAATTTTCTATTATgattatagttgtttatcaaatagtagttatgaacatgaaaattttgacaccttttccttataattatactagataatcttataattgtataagggatgtaaattaaaactcattacacaagggcatttttgggtattcacttaaaaatttgacaaagtcaatattattttaaggttttgttactaaaactatcaaatcaagggaggtaagtgtaatttttcaaatctcaggggagctcagttaaattgttagaaacctcaggggagatttctgaaattatcccttaaataAATTGAATTTTGCACTCTGTCGATTGCAAACTAAATTTAACTTTCCatttccagaattgagatttaaTCTTGAGGGCTCATGAGTTGATCGAAACAAATATTTGATCTTACCAACTAAATTTAACTTTCCAATTTCCAGAATTGACGTCGACTTGATCACTGGATTCCAACAAAATTATTATACTTATTAGTACTCAATTTTGACAGAATCGCAACCAAATCATTGATGAAACCGTAACATTAGGGCTCTAACAACACCACCCTAACAAGAACTTCCACGTAAACAGTCCGGCCATGGCCATCAGCCACAGCAGCAAGATCCAACCCCTTTGCCAGTTCTCCAGTAAGAGGCATTTCAGCGCGCATCTTAGCCTCCGCACAGCATCTTTGGGCCGAAAGTTGCCTAAATTCTGACTCCATCCTACACTTGCTTGGCTCAGAGGCCTGCTGTAGTTCATGTATGCGTCCCTTTGTAGAAGCAGTGTTTCCAATTGCCACAACTGAGtgacgcaaaaaaaaaaacaagggggAATTTTCTCCCTTCCATGTCTTTCCAAACAAGATTTCTTTGTCTAAACCTTTTGGACATGCCTTCGGCCTTTATTTTATAgttattctttctttctttcttcttcttttttttttttttttttggggtgcaaGTGCAATAAATAGATAAAGATGCGAACCGAAATGAAATTGTTAAGTGAAAAAGAGGAATTTTGAGTTACTGTCAAAGGCAGCCAAGGACTGacaaatgtatatatatttttctgaGTTTGTACCTTtccttttttgcaaaaaaaggggagaaaaaaaattgtatggCTTTGTAGTGGGTAACGATGGCTATGGACACGGAAGCGCACTGTAAAATTAACAAAAGATTAGATAACTAATCGTCTCCCACACCACCCTCCCTTCATGCAGCAGCCCCACTGCCCCTGTGACAACTCTTCTCCTTCGCCTGCCTTGCAAGCCCATTTTTCTTGTCCTTAATATGCTAATGGCCCTCTCTCCTATCCATTTCCGTAGCCCCATTCATTTCTTATTCAACCACCCTTCCTTCCATCTTGTAGCTAAGGCTTTGCCTTGGGCCGCAGTTTGCCTTTTTTCAACCTTGTGGTCCAACGTTTCAACTTTTTCATTGTTTATGAtttgttttctccttttttcaagcattttttttttttttgccaaatcaaaagatgGAATTATGGTTTTGGAGAAAATTTGAGTTCGAAGTGTAAATTATGTGAAATTTTACTACCTTTGATATTTTGAACAAACATTCTAAAGTggtttttaaataaatatttgcagtaaaaaaaacttttgaaacaAGGCTTCCAAGAAATTAACCATCAAAGCacacatttatttatttatgtctGTATATGCAAATTTGTTTATAtgtactttttaatttttttttttttgttatatggTATGTGCACTTTTGATCGGGAACATGGGAACAGGCAAGGAACCAAAAAACTCTGAGATGGATAACAAATGGTCCTTTACCAATCCAAACTTCTTCAGGAATTTTTCCAAGAACACTTCTAGTTGAACACTTGTTCAACCGATAAATTGCACAAGAAACTACCTCTGCCCAAAATGATGTTGGCATATTAAATAAAGgctcaaaaatagaaattttcatattattatttagaAGTGTTTTAGTCAAGTAAGGATTATTATTTATGGTATGTTCGTTGTTTAGGAATTACTATTTTATTAGGATATTTCTTATGATATAAAACTTATTTATCAAGTCTATCTAATATATAAATATGGAGTCATATTATTGTATCAGTTGAGAAGAGTGGGGCATTGAGAGCTTGTTATTATGTATGATTAATGATATATTATTGGTATTATTCCCCTTC
Encoded proteins:
- the LOC140016660 gene encoding uncharacterized protein; translation: MTNVSRKMSDYCKLSRLELHILAIVLFAVLVFVIVLADSLACDLLFNSVACETKGDRLGLQILEAKQRVDGANNGSSMPPFNLTWLKNKLPDLDMLKASRITQKFDERVREVLYDDHQQCQVQFFMIWIFPASLFGRREFSALESIFKAHPKACLIILSETLDSIQGFMLLKPLLDRGYRVAPVTPDLLYLFKNTSAEAWFNDILSGNRNPGEVPLAQNLSNLIRLVVLYKYGGVYLDTDFIVLRDFSRLRNAIGAQSADLNGNWTRLNNAVLVFDKNHPLLYEFMEEFQLTFDGNRWGHNGPYLVSRVVERLATNMMLHKYNFTVLPPMAFYPVDWNRIDGLFMRTSNPKWTKAKLRQITGGDTYGIHLWNRQSSRTKIEEGSIVATLIADHCIICQNVSSS